In Rhea pennata isolate bPtePen1 chromosome 22, bPtePen1.pri, whole genome shotgun sequence, a single genomic region encodes these proteins:
- the ICMT gene encoding protein-S-isoprenylcysteine O-methyltransferase has product AAGRRWRLGREARASLAAFLLGASVAALPALLAAPPALLAAPGLRGRLALALHVAAVNAALLLLYRPPLYKVAIRACFLGFAFGCGLLLSAGRSAWRHFGWYMCSLSLFHYSEYLVTAINNPRSLSLDSFLLNHSFEYNLAALSSWVEFTLEKFICPEMKQITWLSTVGLLMVIFGDCLRKAAMLTAGSNFNHIVQNEKSDTHTLVTSGVYGWFRHPSYVGWFYWSIGTQVLLCNPICVVGYTLASWRFFRERIEEEEITLIHFFGEEYLEYKKKVPSGLPFIRGVKVEL; this is encoded by the exons gcggcggggcggcggtggcggctgGGCCGCGAGGCCCGCGCCAGCCTGGCCGCCTTCCTGCTGGGCGCCTCGGtggcggcgctgccggcgctgctggcggcgccgcccgcgctgctggcggcgcccgggctgcgcggccgcctGGCGCTCGCGCTGCACGTGGCGGCCGTGAAcgcggcgctgctgctgctctacCGGCCGCCGCTGTACAAG GTCGCCATCCGCGCCTGCTTCCTGGGCTTCGCCTtcggctgcgggctgctgctgagcGCCGGCCGCTCCGCCTGGCGGCACTTCGGCTG GTACATGTGCTCCCTGTCCCTGTTCCACTACTCCGAGTACCTGGTGACAGCCATCAACAACCCGCGCAGCCTCTCCCTGGACTCCTTCCTGCTCAACCACAGCTTCGAGTACAACCTGGCCGCCCTCTCCTCCTGGGTGGAGTTCACCCTGGAGAAGTTCATTTGCCCCG AAATGAAGCAGATCACCTGGCTCAGTACTGTAGGGTTATTGATGGTGATCTTTGGGGATTGTCTGAGGAAAGCTGCCATGCTCACAGCTGGCTCCAACTTCAACCATATTGTTCAGAATGAGAAATCGGATACTCATACTTTGGTGACAAGTGGGGTGTATGGGTGGTTCCGGCACCCGTCTTACGTGGGATGGTTTTACTGGAGTATTGGAACACAG GTATTACTCTGCAACCCCATCTGTGTGGTTGGCTACACGTTAGCATCCTGGCGCTTCTTCAGAGAACGaatagaggaggaggagatcaCGCTCATTCACTTTTTTGGAGAGGAGTATCTGGAGTACAAAAAGAAGGTGCCGTCAGGTCTCCCTTTTATTAGAGGAGTTAAAGTGGAACTGTAA